The following nucleotide sequence is from Ignavibacteria bacterium.
ATCTTCAGGTTCAGAGAAAGGCGCAGTTCCCCGATAAGTGTCACTGCTTGGTGATGTACTTGAGCCGCCATTAGGTGCATTCCAATATTCATAGGGCCCATAATTCCTATTTAGGTCAACTCCAAAACTTCCTCCATTATTTCTTCTGTTTTTTCTCCACATTCCCCCGCCGCTCGGATTTGTTGATCTATTATATTCATATCCATCAGGATTCAGAACTGGAAGAAAATACATCTCTCTGTTATTGACTAAGTAGGTTACCTCCGGATCAATTCCATATCTTTCCAGAAGATAATACATATAATACATTAGTGTCATCATGCCTTGAGGTTCTCGTGCATGGGTCATTGCAGTATACATTACTTGTGGTTCGTTTTCATTCACATCAGGATTATCCGAAATCTTTACCATCCATATTGAACGACTCTCAATTGAATTACCGATACTTGTTTTTGCAGTAATTAAATTTGGATACAGCATTCTCATTGTATCAAGATGGGCAACTACTTCATTAAATGTATAAAATCCTCCCATTGATCCGAAACCAAATCCCATTATTCCATACTTTTCTTTAAGTAGGTGCAGCTCATGTGTCGAATACAATGGTTGAGATTTGTAATAGTCCTTCCAGCTTTCAACTAGTACAGTAAAAGTTAATCCAAGCTGTCTTAATTGTTCAATCTCTGCTTCAGAAACCCAAATTTCAGGAGAAGCGATATTTTTTCTATCGAGCTGGCAATGAATATCGATGCCAGAATTAAACAGCTTTTCAAAATCACTTGCTGAATTAATTTGAAGTTTAACCTTGGAATAATCATTCCCTTCATGTGCGATGAGATTAATTGAAGAAAACATCACCACTGCGAAAAAGAGATTACGAAATAACATTAAGAACCTCACTTGATTAAAATCATTCTTTTTGACAACGAATTTCCTTCCCAATTTAGGGAATAAAAATATACTCCGCTCGACAGATCCGAAACATCGAGCTTGTAAAAATGTTTACCCTCTTCGAGTTTTTCCTGGACTAAGATTTTTAACTCCCTTCCGAGTAAATCAAATAGTTTTAAAGTCGTGTAAGCTGATTTTGGAATTTCAAAATTAATTAGTGTACTTGAGTTAAAGGGATTTGGATAATTTTGAGCTAAACTGAATCCATATTCTGAATTCGAAACTTTAGCTTTGATCCGATCAATCTTCGAATCATGGATGATAAATTCTTCTCCACTCTTCAAGAAAACATTTACAGGTCCATTCTGCGAAATAAAAGATAATTCCAAACTTGAATTTTTCTTTGAATTATAATTTAAGCTAATTGGATATTGTAAATTCGAAATTGATATTACTTGAGCTGTTCCTGCTGATTCGACAAATCTATTACTGATAAACCTCGCATCTTTCGATCCAGAAGGAGGTGAAGGGGGTAATTCGTACTGAGATAGATCAAAATTTCGATCAGTAAAATAAAACGAATATGTTTGACTATCATCATCTTTTATAACGATTTTATCCGTCTCATCAAGAGATGAAGAAGTTTTTTCAGGCGGTTTGTATGAGGTTGTAGTAAAAGTTAGAGAGCCTGATGCATTGGTCTTCAACCAATGTCCTTTTCCGACTTCAAGTACTGTAACAGGATTATAACCATTATCATATGCAAAAAACTGAGATGAAATTATTCCTGACGGATTGGTTGTAATCGAATTAGTCTGTATCGGAGAATTCATTGCACCGATTATATTCCAGCCGGAAGATAAATTAATTGTATGCGGATTAACGACTTCACCATAAATAGTGTGCGATTGCACGCTCGGAAATTTCAGCCAGTATCCAACACCGAGCATCAATGAATCCGAAATTTGATACCCATTCTCATATGTGTATGCATATGAATTTGAATTTGGGAAAAAATAGTCTTTTGATTTATTTATTGAGTTTAACGGAATAGATAGAAGATTCCAACCCGATTGCGTTGTAAATGATGCAGAAGTTCCGGTTAAATTGAGGGAGGCTTCGAATACTCCTCTTCCATGAGTTCCGACTCTCAGTTTTTGGATCGTCGGAGAATAATCCAAATGTATAGCTACTGTATTCGGCAATCCTTGATAGATTTCAATCCAGCTTAAACCCGAATCTGTTGTCATAAATACTCCAACATCAGAAGAGATAAAATAAGTTTTATCAGGATCATCAGGATAAATGAACATATCATTTGCGGGGGAATCAGGCAGATTAGCATGGATGCTCGACCAACTAGTACCACCATTTGTACTTCGGTAGACTTTCTCCGTACCAAATCCAGAAAAAGTTAAAAACGAAATACTCGAATTTGTTGGGTGAACATAAACTGAGGTAATAGTTTTATTCGGTAATCCAAAAGTTACATTCGTCCAATTAACGCCGCCATCTTCTGACTTAAATACCTTACTTGAAGATGTGGCATACATAATTAATGGATTTGATTTACTTATTGCCAATTCTCTAACGGCGGTGGTTCCATTAACATTTCCAGAAATTGCAGTCCACGATCCTCCATTATCAATGGAGCGATAGACCCGCGTTCGAGCCACATAAAATGTTCCGGATGTCACTGGATGTGCAATTATCGGTGCTACCCATGCAACACTTTCTGAAGTTGAAATTCCGGATGAAGCTGATATCCACGAAGATCCTCCATTAGTGGTTCTCCTCAATCCGCCATTTTGAGTTTCACCTATAATGAAATTTGAGTTGAAAGGATTAAAACATACTTCACCGCCATCACCGCCAAACGCAGCAGCCCAATTCATCGTGCCATACGTTTGTTGAGTTCCATTATCTTGTGTACCACCTAAAATTCTTGCTGGAGTAAAGGGACTTGCAGCAATTCGGTAGAATTGTGTAAGAGTAAGTTTCTCATTCAAATTTTCAAAGGATGCGCCTAAATTTGTAGAACGATAGATTCCTCCATCATTTAAACTTAGAATTGTATTATCATCACTGGGATGAAAAACTAAATTATGCTGGTCAACATGGACATTACCTCCACTGTAGCCGTTCGTAATGTTTGAAAAATTCGCTCCCCCGTTTGTCGATCGATAAACATCGATGGTTCCTACGAAGACAACATTCGGATTCTTTGGGTGCACTTTGCAGTAAAGGTCATACCAAGCTTGAGAACCATCAAAATTCTGCGATGTCGCAATCTGATTCCAAACAACTCCATTGTCAGTTGATTTATAAACTTTAACAGCGCTGCTCGCATACACAGCGGCGTACATTATTGAGGGTGTTTTAAGGCACAGATCAAAATGGGTTCGCGTTCCATCCGGCAGATTCGAACTAAAACTTGAAAACGTTGCTCCGCCGTTTATCGATCTCTGCATACCGATCCCATTACCAACAGCAAATGCTGTATCACCGGAAGCAGTATAGATTACATCGTCGCACCGTCCTGCAAGAAGTTGAGTCCAAGTAACTCCTGAGTTAGTGCTTCGGTAAAGTCCGCTTGTGCCCAATGCCGCAAGCAATTGTATGCTATTTCCAGGACGTATAACTATTCGCGAGAAGTAAGAAGATGACGGTAATCCGGATGTAATGTGCTGCCAAGTTGCACCGCCATTCGTAGATTTCAACAAACCTCTTCCGTAATAAGAAGCGCCGCTATATGTTGCTTCTCCAGTACCTGCATAAATATTTTCTGGATTTGTCGGATCGATTGCAATAGCTCCCATCGAAAGCGATGGTTGATCATCGGTTAGTGGAGTCCAACTCGTACCATTATCAATTGACTTCCAAACGCCGCCATTTGCAGGACCAATGTAAATTATGTTCGGATTAGTTGGATTATAAGCGCCAGTTACTATCCTTGAAGAAATATTTCCATAATTCGAGTAATATCCAGGTGTTGGACCTAAATTTGTCCATGTAATAGAACGAGTAAGATCGTTTGAATTGACTCGCATCTGATTTCTTTGTTGGATAGAGTTTTCATAAGCTTTGTTAGGAATTTTTCCTTCCGGAAAAGCTCTCTCTTCAAAGAATTTCCACTCACGAATGAATGCTTTTCGGTTTTTCAACTCTGCGGGAGCTTGATCGTAAACTGACGATTCTAACAGCTTATCACGATATTCATTCTGAGCAAAGACATTGCACAGAGAACTTAAAATTAAAGCAAATAATATTTTTCTCATTTAAGTAAAATACATTTTTTAGTTAAAACTAAATCACTTGTCTTAAGCTTGATCAAATAAATTCCGCTTGCTAAGTCATCCCCGTTCAAGTTCAATTTATACGAACCAGCATTTTGATTAGCATCAATTAATTCCTTTACTACTTGTCCGATTGAATTTATCAGACTTATCTTCACATTACCATATTTCGCAAGAGTGTAATTAATGGTCGTTTGAGAATTAAATGGATTAGGATAGTTTTGTCCTAAACTGTATTCAGTTGGAGCTAGTGCAGGTTTAATTTTCAGTAATTCTGTTGTTTGATGAATTATTACTGTTTGTCCATTTCCTAAACTTTGAGAAAAAGTTTCATCAAGCATATTCGAGTAGACTTTATAATTTGCTCCAGACTTACTATTCAGTTCAATCTTAACCGGGAAACTTACTGAATTTAATTTAATGAGATTCTCCTGATAAGAATTCGCTGCAAACCTATCGTCAAAGAATCTAATATCAAATACTCCATTAGGCGGAATTGGCGGTAGAAGGAATTCATGATTGGAATAATTTGATGTTAAAAAGAGTTTTTTAATTTTCCCAGATGCATCTTCGATTGTCAATGTACAATCAAAATCAAATTTTGATAAAATATCCTCGGAATGATTTTTGAAAGTCGACGTGGACAAAGTCATCGTTCCACTTTGATTAGTATTGATCCAATAACCTTTTCCGCGTTTAAGTGCTGTCACTGGAGCGTATCCCATATTATATTCAAAAAACTGGCTCGATAGGATTCCTGGAGGATTTGTTGATATTGCTGCCACTGATACGTCTGAATTTAATCCGCCGACTAAATTCCATCCACTATTCATTCCAACTACAGCAGTTGATTTAACTTCACCTTGAATTGCATGCGATTGATCTCCATTAAACTTTAACCAATAACCTCTTCCAAGAACCATAGTATCTTGAATGCTGTAATTTCCATTGTATGTATAGGCATAAGAAACAGCAGAAGAAAAAAGTGATGTTTTCTTATTATCTGTCGGGTCTAGCGGAACAGAGAGTAAATTCCAACCATCAAAAGTGTTTATGTTTACATATGTTCCGGTATTCATTTGAGCATATTCTGCAATAGTTACTCCTGTGACTTGAGTAATTCGATGTGCGTAAGGCATATTATTGTATTGATATTTGTCATTCACTGTATGATATCTCGGATTAAATTCATTATCATCTTCAATGATCAAAATTGCACCATAATTTTTCTTTAAGAATGAATCATGATCGCTGTATGGCTGAGAAGCAACCACTCTTGGAACGAGAGGAATGCTGTATTGTGTGATATTTGCAATGAAATCA
It contains:
- a CDS encoding T9SS type A sorting domain-containing protein, which produces MRKILFALILSSLCNVFAQNEYRDKLLESSVYDQAPAELKNRKAFIREWKFFEERAFPEGKIPNKAYENSIQQRNQMRVNSNDLTRSITWTNLGPTPGYYSNYGNISSRIVTGAYNPTNPNIIYIGPANGGVWKSIDNGTSWTPLTDDQPSLSMGAIAIDPTNPENIYAGTGEATYSGASYYGRGLLKSTNGGATWQHITSGLPSSSYFSRIVIRPGNSIQLLAALGTSGLYRSTNSGVTWTQLLAGRCDDVIYTASGDTAFAVGNGIGMQRSINGGATFSSFSSNLPDGTRTHFDLCLKTPSIMYAAVYASSAVKVYKSTDNGVVWNQIATSQNFDGSQAWYDLYCKVHPKNPNVVFVGTIDVYRSTNGGANFSNITNGYSGGNVHVDQHNLVFHPSDDNTILSLNDGGIYRSTNLGASFENLNEKLTLTQFYRIAASPFTPARILGGTQDNGTQQTYGTMNWAAAFGGDGGEVCFNPFNSNFIIGETQNGGLRRTTNGGSSWISASSGISTSESVAWVAPIIAHPVTSGTFYVARTRVYRSIDNGGSWTAISGNVNGTTAVRELAISKSNPLIMYATSSSKVFKSEDGGVNWTNVTFGLPNKTITSVYVHPTNSSISFLTFSGFGTEKVYRSTNGGTSWSSIHANLPDSPANDMFIYPDDPDKTYFISSDVGVFMTTDSGLSWIEIYQGLPNTVAIHLDYSPTIQKLRVGTHGRGVFEASLNLTGTSASFTTQSGWNLLSIPLNSINKSKDYFFPNSNSYAYTYENGYQISDSLMLGVGYWLKFPSVQSHTIYGEVVNPHTINLSSGWNIIGAMNSPIQTNSITTNPSGIISSQFFAYDNGYNPVTVLEVGKGHWLKTNASGSLTFTTTSYKPPEKTSSSLDETDKIVIKDDDSQTYSFYFTDRNFDLSQYELPPSPPSGSKDARFISNRFVESAGTAQVISISNLQYPISLNYNSKKNSSLELSFISQNGPVNVFLKSGEEFIIHDSKIDRIKAKVSNSEYGFSLAQNYPNPFNSSTLINFEIPKSAYTTLKLFDLLGRELKILVQEKLEEGKHFYKLDVSDLSSGVYFYSLNWEGNSLSKRMILIK
- a CDS encoding M28 family peptidase yields the protein MKKINVLLALLFISTIGFAQAPNLIQLINDVSLDSLKLYNRQLSGDTSCVIGGANYTIVSRHKNQPGNDKAAQFIYEKFLSYGLTAKYDSFSTTGKNVIGTKLGTQYPNQYYIICAHFDDMPSGTTAPGADDNASGTAAVMELARVFSKYSFKYTVKFMAWDEEEQGLVGSNFYATQARNRNDSILAVINLDMIAYDNNNDGKCDVHSKSVANTVQIANDFIANITQYSIPLVPRVVASQPYSDHDSFLKKNYGAILIIEDDNEFNPRYHTVNDKYQYNNMPYAHRITQVTGVTIAEYAQMNTGTYVNINTFDGWNLLSVPLDPTDNKKTSLFSSAVSYAYTYNGNYSIQDTMVLGRGYWLKFNGDQSHAIQGEVKSTAVVGMNSGWNLVGGLNSDVSVAAISTNPPGILSSQFFEYNMGYAPVTALKRGKGYWINTNQSGTMTLSTSTFKNHSEDILSKFDFDCTLTIEDASGKIKKLFLTSNYSNHEFLLPPIPPNGVFDIRFFDDRFAANSYQENLIKLNSVSFPVKIELNSKSGANYKVYSNMLDETFSQSLGNGQTVIIHQTTELLKIKPALAPTEYSLGQNYPNPFNSQTTINYTLAKYGNVKISLINSIGQVVKELIDANQNAGSYKLNLNGDDLASGIYLIKLKTSDLVLTKKCILLK